Proteins encoded in a region of the Phoenix dactylifera cultivar Barhee BC4 chromosome 3, palm_55x_up_171113_PBpolish2nd_filt_p, whole genome shotgun sequence genome:
- the LOC103713426 gene encoding uncharacterized protein LOC103713426 — translation MATAARGARGHLFRAPPPTPVATGKGSRSAAVDDWVLAEYLERSLKVPDLTLPESCFPTRSPVKDLPEVDLPALLAGEESAVRRVLAAAVEIGAFRIGGGGRAVAAEEVRAATAIGGGVFGVPGELGRWLGRRDGIGEEFYWMRPMRSEDEKVLEEALGDTYRIFRDKMENVAAKMEMVAESISKVLSEHIKNPRRSMEIASNPSILCLRKYDPHDIQANRSENSHAKSLHSHALSLHISGDDHNFWIRSPGGSAFFELPAGCILVTLGRKLQEWSNGEFKSATGEAIFELSDDPNRSFSLEFMCSPLVPCRELDHEIKKVSIVDQLLIMLLLFFFYSLWTRISFKFTNT, via the exons ATGGCGACGGCGGCGAGGGGGGCGAGGGGCCATCTATTCCGAGCGCCGCCGCCAACGCCGGTCGCGACGGGGAAGGGTTCCCGGTCGGCGGCCGTGGACGACTGGGTCCTCGCCGAGTACCTCGAGAGATCCCTCAAGGTCCCCGACCTCACCCTGCCGGAATCGTGCTTTCCGACGAGGTCCCCCGTCAAGGACCTGCCGGAGGTCGACCTTCCGGCGCTCCTTGCCGGCGAGGAGTCCGCAGTCCGCCGGGTGCTGGCCGCCGCGGTGGAGATCGGCGCGTTCCGGATCGGCGGAGGTGGGAGGGCGGTGGCGGCGGAGGAGGTCCGGGCGGCGACCGCGATCGGCGGCGGGGTGTTTGGGGTTCCCGGCGAGTTGGGCCGGTGGCTGGGGCGGAGGGATGGGATCGGGGAGGAGTTCTATTGGATGCGGCCGATGAGGTCGGAGGACGAGAAGGTTCTCGAAGAGGCTTTGGGCGACACTTATCGCATCTTCAG AGATAAGATGGAGAATGTTGCTGCGAAGATGGAGATGGTTGCTGAGAGCATCAGCAAAGTTCTCTCTGAACACATCAAAAACCCAAGGCGTTCGATGGAAATTGCCAGCAACCCATCAATCCTCTGTTTGAGAAAGTATGACCCCCATGACATACAAGCTAATCGGAGTGAGAACAGCCATGCAAAATCACTTCACTCTCATGCATTAAGTCTCCATATCTCTGGCGACGACCACAACTTCTGGATCCGTTCTCCAGGGGGCTCAGCATTTTTCGAGTTGCCTGCCGGGTGCATACTTGTTACTCTTGGTAGAAAACTGCAG GAATGGAGCAATGGGGAGTTCAAGAGTGCCACTGGCGAGGCAATTTTTGAGCTGAGTGATGATCCAAATCGTTCTTTCTCCTTGGAGTTCATGTGCAGTCCCCTGGTTCCATGTCGTGAGCTTGATCATGAGATAAAGAAGGTATCCATAGTGGATCAGCTATTGATAATGCTGctgcttttcttcttctacagCCTCTGGACTCGCATATCCTTCAAGTTCACCAATACGTAG